One segment of Drosophila mauritiana strain mau12 chromosome 3R, ASM438214v1, whole genome shotgun sequence DNA contains the following:
- the LOC117144660 gene encoding torso-like protein, with the protein MRSWPGLFWLLTLALLADGGRRESQLRIGKAINIFLRYGYLGISMRVIPLNDNSEPDRWVFKEPTKNIYRNLSGLAESHEDTTPGIFHGDFHMEFCENRRQLFQAYFRDFSIERMDKPWEAFTGGWFSDNAAKKLGINTSFIQGDYSYVLVRVVRFRETGRLNAEIPVHQPLEPDVRSRMDKLQIGNITSAVRFMEDVGTHYVNSYTTGNSLYQVFVYSRKNYSMIKERIKSKGLNGLSKLDLYNYFAPWFAEHLGQIRSASANATVERWARRKLQYEYYVVKYVTLLKLHGNSTLLRSLDSLLGNDAILQLDLKSLKPIFREEPDKESWYHEVLDNNVKLWELNMPQSHPTR; encoded by the exons ATGAGGTCGTGGCCTGGCCTTTTCTGGCTGCTGACCCTGGCGCTCCTGGCGGATGGAGGTCGTCGCGAGTCCCAGCTCCGGATCGGCAAGGCCATCAATATATTCCTGCGCTACGGCTACCTGGGCATCTCCATGCGAGTGATACCGCTCAATGACAACTCGGAGCCGGATCGCTGGGTGTTTAAGGAGCCCACCAAAAACATCTATAGG AACCTAAGTGGCCTGGCGGAGAGTCATGAAGACACCACACCAGGGATATTTCATGGAGACTTTCACATGGAGTTCTGCGAAAACCGGAGGCAGCTGTTCCAGGCCTACTTCCGTGACTTTTCCATCGAGCGAATGGACAAACCGTGGGAGGCATTCACGGGCGGATGGTTTTCGGATAATGCGGCGAAGAAGCTGGGCATCAATACATCTTTCATCCAAGGCGATTACTCGTATGTTTTGGTGAGGGTGGTGCGCTTCAGGGAAACGGGTCGTCTTAACGCTGAGATTCCGGTGCACCAACCGTTGGAGCCGGATGTGCGATCGAGAATGGATAAACTGCAAATCGGAAATATAACTTCCGCAGTGCGATTTATGGAGGATGTGGGCACCCACTACGTAAACTCATACACCACCGGCAATTCGCTGTACCAGGTGTTTGTGTACAGCAGGAAGAACTACAGCATGATCAAGGAGCGAATCAAGAGTAAGGGTCTGAACGGACTGTCCAAGTTGGATCTTTACAACTACTTCGCGCCCTGGTTTGCGGAACATCTGGGCCAGATTCGATCGGCTAGTGCCAATGCCACAGTGGAAAGATGGGCGAGAAGGAAGCTGCAGTACGAGTACTATGTGGTCAAGTACGTGACCCTGCTAAAGCTGCACGGTAATAGTACTCTGCTGCGATCCCTGGACTCGCTACTGGGCAACGATGCCATACTGCAGTTAGACCTCAAGTCGCTGAAGCCCATCTTCCGGGAGGAGCCGGACAAGGAGAGCTGGTACCACGAGGTTCTCGACAACAATGTGAAGCTCTGGGAGCTCAACATGCCGCAGAGTCATCCCACCCGATAG